A single genomic interval of Camelina sativa cultivar DH55 chromosome 11, Cs, whole genome shotgun sequence harbors:
- the LOC104723541 gene encoding uncharacterized protein LOC104723541: MELARKDRHAMIAGDGLQKHNRNTSMSNPNIPYPCNTNLSSLYTQNSSYIYYGPQVRTVKESITSSTSATFLVYQCSTS; the protein is encoded by the coding sequence ATGGAACTTGCTCGAAAGGACCGGCATGCGATGATAGCAGGAGATGGGTTACAAAAGCACAACAGAAACACTTCCATGTCAAATCCTAATATTCCTTATCCTTGTAATACCAACCTCTCTTCTCTTTATACCCAAAATAGTTCTTACATCTACTACGGTCCACAAGTACGTACCGTCAAAGAGTCCATAACGTCTTCCACCAGTGCCACCTTTTTGGTATATCAATGTTCAACGAGCTAG
- the LOC104723543 gene encoding uncharacterized protein LOC104723543: protein MAQNDRNTRIAQKAFEMVDKVYGKPPKQTTKPYDPKDEFPSRFSQNAYKYSGPKAYTVKEATSITTISCSRALYMYSPESTMKEPVVSHPTAHIQYFGGARPFVGNPNRFERPKGRVINCDEAAQLYGGVLIKQFRK, encoded by the coding sequence ATGGCTCAAAACGATAGGAATACAAGGATTGCTCAAAAGGCTTTTGAAATGGTTGATAAGGTGTATGGTAAGCCCCCTAAACAAACCACTAAACCATATGATCCTAAAGACGAGTTCCCTTCTCGTTTTAGCCAAAATGCTTACAAATATAGTGGTCCAAAAGCTTATACCGTAAAAGAGGCGACTAGTATTACTACTATTAGTTGTAGTCGAGCTCTTTATATGTACTCACCTGAGTCAACTATGAAAGAACCTGTTGTCTCTCACCCGACTGCTCATATTCAATACTTCGGTGGTGCCCGTCCTTTTGTTGGCAATCCCAACCGGTTTGAGAGGCCCAAAGGACGAGTTATTAACTGCGACGAGGCTGCCCAACTCTATGGAGGGGTGCTTATAAAGCAATTTCGTAAATAA
- the LOC104723544 gene encoding putative pectinesterase/pectinesterase inhibitor 43 produces MWNGWNYSSKMKTYVLLGVAGLIIGMVISVEADDGSIPSRKTEEIHRESKLVITKTAVSIICASTDYKEDCTSGLATVRSPDPRSLIRGAFDLAILSIRSGIDRGLIDLKKRADADMHTREALNTCRELMDDAIDDLRKTRDRFRGFLFTRLPEFVEDLCVWLSGSITYQQTCIDGFEGIDSEAAMMMERVLRKGQHLTSNGLAIASNLDNLLKAFRIPIPFLGSRGRPGILGSRSSQDESLGSSQDPPPSLDSENTPATMDSSENPPSNNRPLDSSETRPLESSQTSPQKSTSAENQPVDSSEKLPQKSTSTENEPLGPPQNSDSSIIRPLDPLRKLNTLRKFDSPNDRHLSEEGEFPPWVTLHSRRLLARRPTNGIRANVVVAKDGSGKFKTIAQALAMVPMQNKRKFVIHIKQGVYKEKVEVTKKMLNVMFVGDGPTKTIITGDIAFLPNRVGTFRTATVAVNGDYFMAKDVGFENTAGAARHQAVALRVSADFAVFFNCHMNGYQDTLYVHTHRQFYRDCRISGTIDFIFGDAKAVFQNCVFVIRRPMDNQQCIVTAQGRKDRRETTGIVIHNSRIIGDASYLPVKAKNRAFLGRPWKEYSRTIIMNTEIDDVIDPEGWLKWNETFALNTLYYTEYRNRGRGSGQARRVKWRGIRRISPRDAREFAPGNFLRGNTWIPQTRIPYNAN; encoded by the exons atgtgGAATGGATGGAATTATTCAAGCAAGATGAAGACGTATGTCTTGTTAGGCGTTGCGGGTCTCATTATAGGAATGGTCATAAGTGTGGAGGCCGATGATGGCAGCATCCCGAGTAGAAAAACAGAAGAGATTCACCGTGAAAGCAAGCTGGTGATAACAAAGACTGCAGTGAGTATTATATGTGCCTCCACCGATTACAAAGAAGATTGCACATCGGGTCTCGCAACTGTGAGGTCGCCTGATCCAAGAAGTCTAATAAGAGGTGCGTTCGACCTGGCTATCTTGTCGATTCGAAGTGGAATCGACAGGGGGTTGATTGATCTAAAGAAAAGAGCGGATGCGGATATGCACACAAGGGAGGCACTTAATACTTGTCGAGAGCTAATGGATGATGCAATTGATGATCTTCGAAAAACAAGGGATAGATTTAGGGGATTTTTGTTCACTAGATTGCCAGAATTTGTTGAGGATCTTTGTGTGTGGCTTAGCGGATCAATCACATACCAACAGACGTGCATTGATGGATTTGAAGGGATCGATAGCGAAGCGGCCATGATGATGGAGAGAGTCCTGAGGAAAGGGCAGCATCTCACTAGCAATGGACTAGCGATTGCCTCAAATCTTGATAATTTATTGAAGGCTTTCCGTATTCCAATTCCATTTCTTGGG TCAAGGGGTAGACCCGGCATTTTGGGTTCGCGTTCTTCGCAAGACGAATCGTTGGGTTCTTCCCAAGATCCGCCTCCAAGTTTGGATTCTGAAAATACTCCAGCAACAATGGACTCTTCTGAGAATCCACCATCAAATAACAGACCGTTAGATTCTTCCGAGACTCGGCCGTTGGAATCTTCTCAAACTTCTCCTCAAAAATCGACATCAGCCGAGAATCAACCAGTGGATTCTTCCGAGAAACTTCCTCAAAAATCGACTTCTACCGAGAATGAACCATTAGGTCCTCCTCAAAATTCAGATTCTTCCATAATTCGACCGTTGGATCCTCTTCGAAAATTAAATACCCTTAGAAAATTTGATTCTCCAAACGATCGACACTTATCAGAGGAAGGAGAGTTCCCACCATGGGTGACACTGCATTCGCGGAGGCTTCTTGCACGTAGACCTACAAATGGAATCAGAGCGAACGTTGTTGTTGCAAAGGATGGGAGTGGTAAGTTCAAGACAATCGCACAAGCATTGGCAATGGTACCAATGCAAAACAAAAGGAAGTTCGTGATTCACATAAAGCAAGGTGTCTACAAGGAAAAAGTAGAGGTAACCAAAAAAATGCTTAACGTCATGTTTGTCGGAGACGGACCAACCAAGACGATTATCACTGGAGACATTGCCTTCTTACCAAACCGAGTTGGCACCTTCCGCACTGCCACCGttg CGGTGAATGGGGACTATTTCATGGCAAAGGACGTAGGGTTCGAGAACACGGCAGGAGCAGCACGCCATCAAGCAGTCGCACTTCGAGTTTCGGCCGATTTTGCCGTGTTCTTCAACTGTCATATGAATGGTTACCAAGACACACTTTACGTCCATACCCATCGTCAATTCTACCGTGACTGCCGCATCTCAGGCACCATTGATTTCATCTTTGGTGATGCTAAGGCAGTTTTTCAGAACTGCGTATTTGTCATCCGTCGTCCCATGGATAACCAACAATGTATCGTCACAGCCCAAGGACGAAAAGACCGGCGTGAGACGACAGGAATTGTTATCCACAATAGTCGTATAATCGGTGATGCGTCATATCTTCCCGTCAAAGCCAA GAACAGAGCATTTTTGGGACGGCCATGGAAAGAGTATTCGAGGACAATCATAATGAACACAGAGATTGATGATGTGATAGACCCAGAAGGTTGGTTGAAATGGAACGAGACGTTTGCACTCAACACGTTGTACTACACTGAGTACCGCAACAGAGGTCGTGGTTCGGGTCAAGCTCGCCGGGTTAAGTGGAGAGGTATCCGACGGATCTCTCCTAGAGACGCAAGGGAGTTCGCTCCAGGGAATTTTTTACGTGGCAACACATGGATCCCACAAACGCGTATACCTTACAATGCTAACTGA
- the LOC104723537 gene encoding uncharacterized protein LOC104723537 has product MAMAQNDKNRWVAQKGFEMLDTYLPYLFPPESTIREPVVSYPEHMKSFGGARPFVGNPNRSERQKGRAITCDEAVRLYGGVLVKEFRNRK; this is encoded by the coding sequence ATGGCAATGGCTCAAAATGATAAGAATAGATGGGTCGCTCAAAAGGGCTTTGAAATGCTCGATACGTACCTTCCTTATCTATTCCCACCTGAGTCAACTATAAGAGAACCTGTTGTTTCTTATCCGGAGCATATGAAATCCTTTGGCGGTGCCCGTCCTTTTGTTGGCAATCCCAACCGGTCTGAGAGGCAGAAAGGACGGGCTATTACCTGCGACGAGGCGGTCAGACTCTATGGAGGGGTACTTGTAAAGGAATTTCGCAATCGTAAATAA